In the genome of Quercus robur chromosome 3, dhQueRobu3.1, whole genome shotgun sequence, one region contains:
- the LOC126717597 gene encoding uncharacterized protein LOC126717597 — protein sequence MMRHKEEKEAKKEAFRKYLDSSGVLDALTKVLVSLYEQNDKPSSALEFIQQKLGGPSVSEYEMLQAELSNLQKKYDELLAEHQETCKELEELKNSHSMAMASTKETIDGEAHRDGF from the exons ATGATGCGACACAAAGAG GAAAAAGAGGCAAAGAAAGAAGCATTTAGGAAATATTTGGATTCAAGTGGAGTTCTTGATGCTCTCAccaaag tTCTAGTTTCATTGTATGAGCAGAATGACAAGCCTTCTTCTGCCCTTGA ATTCATCCAACAAAAACTAGGTGGTCCGTCTGTATCTGAATATGAAATGCTACAAGCTGAATTGtcaaatttgcaaaaaaaatatgatgAGCTTCTAGCAGAACACCAAGAAACTTGCAAAGAG CTGGAGGAACTTAAGAACTCGCATTCAATGGCAATGGCATCAACAAAAGAGACCATTGATGGAGAGGCTCACAGGGATGGGTTCTGA
- the LOC126717598 gene encoding AT-hook motif nuclear-localized protein 14-like, translating into MEPNENQLTSYYHHHQHQHQHHQNPTSSPTNGLLPPGDTVTGAHLVYPPPPPPQSHPPSSSSAVTATTATTATTATAVATANTNANSTAPNTTPSSGLEGKRKRGRPRKYGTPEQALAAKKAAAAANAAAQQQQQHHHHHHQQQQQQQQTTSSHSTSSSKERKEPHSLSSKKSNLLASGNAGQGFTPHVISVAAGEDVGQKIMMFMQQSKREICILSASGSISNASLRQPATSGGNITYEGRFEIISLSGSYVRTELGGRAGGLSICLSSTDGQIIGGGVGGPLKAAGPVQVIVGTFMLDTKKDVNAGMKVDASASRMASPVGGASVSSIGFHSAVDSSGSHFMIQPRPMHVTTSRPTDWRGGPAAGYELTGRTGRGAHQSPENGDYEQLPD; encoded by the exons atggaACCCAATGAAAACCAACTCACCTCctactaccaccaccaccaacatcaacatcagCATCACCAGAATCCCACTTCCTCACCCACCAATGGCCTTCTGCCACCTGGCGACACCGTAACTGGGGCCCACCTCGTTtaccctcctcctcctcctcctcagtCTCAccccccctcctcctcctccgccgTAACAGCTACTACTGCTACTACTgccaccaccgccaccgccgTTGCCACTGCGAACACTAACGCTAACAGCACTGCACCCAACACGACGCCGTCTTCGGGCCTAGAGGGGAAGAGAAAACGAGGCAGGCCGAGGAAGTACGGGACTCCGGAGCAAGCCCTCGCCGCTAAAAAGGCCGCCGCCGCAGCAAACGCCGCcgctcaacaacaacaacagcaccaccaccaccaccaccaacagcagcaacagcagcagcaaACGACGTCGTCTCACTCGACTTCGTCTTCAAAAGAGAGGAAGGAGCCTCACTCTCTGTCTTCCAAGAAATCTAACCTTCTCGCTTCTG GCAATGCAGGGCAAGGATTTACACCACATGTTATTTCTGTAGCTGCTGGTGAg GATGTGGGACAGAAGATTATGATGTTCATGCAACAAAGTAAGCGTGAAATATGTATTTTGTCAGCATCTGGTTCAATCTCTAATGCTTCTCTGCGACAGCCAGCAACTTCTGGAGGCAATATTACTTATGAG GGTCGGTTCGAGATTATTTCACTGTCCGGATCTTATGTACGTACCGAGCTTGGAGGGAGAGCCGGCGGGCTCAGCATTTGTCTATCTAGTACAGATGGCCAAATTATTGGAGGAGGTGTTGGTGGACCACTAAAAGCTGCAGGCCCAGTACAG GTTATTGTTGGTACATTTATGCTTGACACCAAGAAGGATGTCAATGCGGGTATGAAAGTTGATGCTTCTGCCAGTAGAATGGCATCACCAGTTGGTGGGGCATCAGTATCAAGTATAGGGTTCCACTCAGCTGTTGACTCATCTGGAagtcatttcatgattcagcCTCGGCCCATGCATGTGACAACTTCACGGCCCACAGATTGGAGGGGTGGTCCTGCTGCTGGTTATGAATTGACAG GAAGAACAGGACGTGGAGCACACCAATCTCCAGAAAATGGGGACTACGAGCAACTTCCAGATTGA